A window of the Gasterosteus aculeatus chromosome 21, fGasAcu3.hap1.1, whole genome shotgun sequence genome harbors these coding sequences:
- the kiaa1217 gene encoding sickle tail protein homolog isoform X15 yields MEEEVADEGRDCSLGEEQTKSNLKVTSPEDAQHVGRRQASPNGTPKGDAKGSRTVPRRHTLGGARGAREILAMQPPDMDKKREAFLEHLKQKYPHHASAIMGHQERLREQSRSPKHGPHSSIGDQVDHLSLASLDSLDAMSEADSPTAFTRGSRIRASLPVVRSTNQTKDRSLGVLYLLYGDETKQIRMPNEITSMDTIRALFVSAFPQQLTMKMLESPSVAVYVKDDMRNIYYELADVRNIADHSCLKVYHKDPAQAFSHGPRPANGDARMHSETMHAVRDGPPPLRQPHVGPPSHHPMQGAVPPSPHSMPPSPSRIPFGPRQGSIPGNGTIPRDRLSSANAPARSSSPCPSAILERRDVKPDEDRGGKSQSLPRGNESLYADPYLLQDGRMNMAAAHGPQPNPGIDGTDHAMGGFHRASIRSTSSYGGPSPTDTMDHPSLYRQKSRNSQLPTLGSKTPPPSPHRMAEVRMIDIHGGPPHGGPPYGGPLHGMPPHGVPPHGMPPHGVPPHGMPPHGGPPHGMPPHVLPPHGGPPHGLPPHAAPPHGVPMERSSPVRQSFRKEEVAGTKPRNNMGSPVVPDLQGPIAVASEHQTRVRMKAMEQQIASLTGLVQHALLKEPNTSGTKELLSERPPKTSSPAHSAHSSGGSPVLAAKSSTAPPATGPVPLKVNLLQFRRNVSDLRVQLHQMRQQQVQNQEALRVQLKRAEQEISVKLIEAMRGLEDPVQRQRALVEEDRHKYLVLEERVLTQLGELEQYVGSLQKDLAATQRAVTLKDVEEGAVTLRKVGESLAGLKGEFPALQTKMRSVLRVEVEAVKFLKEEPHKLDSMLKRVKSLTDTLNGLRRCAPEGPQKGPVDNSSPAAAEAPTPPARPSSSPGPLEPQSSTIKSEVMPSSPVVIHHVQSSPVHIRQSQQSAALTAQPSPPLTPSPTPSKSQDLARGGGASDPPSPAHHKKTQGNPVNNGNGPAPQGLVIEELQTSREKNKDRAMSIKAAEMEWEERRQNMGHYDGKEFEKILQEAQANMMKGIPSLEVEENPTLIPDATTERADTHSLVESLTEPQSEPHSDKPGQKGPEKLPKPVMEKPAKPSKTVATKPTESFAKQGSEKSGKSPPPPPPPRKTFSSSSSGMTTTRSGEVVFTSRRESVSAQECEEDTPPPSPQPKPNTVRPETKPKPATPPPVTPLATREEEDEGDKIMAELQVFQKCTVKDVGVKNLVEPTSRIEPQIRELRPGALLPLKEKKQSSEPTRDDKDPDIDENGNTTVRQSQGVIYYVTGQIPKEHPPPSGTEETPEHREPTQPPSQVSNVNVNDNSPSQQQQQQQQQPPPQSPPPKSPPPVTPPPISPKPVGLKGFKLPRTQVKRAESLKTSAEMEKGKNLNKMNTERKSKAIQQRVDYSKMIIPEAAATTTTAAVREAPKSSVAPPKKPPGEGSDPPTSDSNLEEYHDGASLSPDLPGEEPPPPPDNIAFMITNTKVQALSRGEYQELVDAKKGNDFQTFTLGNAPYRGSPTAEPTAPQDNGFNKKPVIIIFDEPMDIRSAYKRLSTVFECEEEMDRMLAAECIEEESEESDTERGGGQVKAAVVAVTPPKVAADHTSLSSSSSSSIPELTEGGMNLESNGDGKQDVKKKFKFKFPKKQLAALSQAIRSGTKSGKKTLQVVVYEDEEESDGTIKQHKEAKRFEITRSKSVSDAHKATRSAAPKRQKSDSLHRTDEIRKNTYKTLDSLEQTIKQLETTISEMGPQSPGEPVGTEEAECGKSSEGVGLKRSSSLPTSRGPGAKVPSKNPLLKKIKPQLLPRPVVFPTTTSTTITTTTVPSAPTTVRQNTSVASPTSRMPVPLSAKSRQSPGASDKAGKQQKLQDAQRQFRQANGSAKRVGGDHKTTSPTTPTSKIPAFYPSSTKGSSQSVQNSDATNPINPSSSSSSSSSAIKSNTLSSPASRSGSQPSSHIPSLSNGSLKLPSPSQHTGKALSFSSQTQNGRVHSSSSFSSSSSSSSTSSSSSPSPLSPTPVGPGGKSIRTIHTPSFTSYRSHNGSSGKSCIPTATAAKDAA; encoded by the exons ATGGAGGAGGAAGTAGCAGATGAAGGCAGAGATTGTTCACTCGGGGAAG AGCAAACCAAAAGCAACCTGAAGGTGACGTCCCCGGAGGACGCGCAGCACGTCGGCCGCAGGCAGGCGTCCCCGAATGGGACTCCGAAGGGGGACGCCAAAGGCAGCCGGACCGTCCCCCGTAGGCACACGTTGGGGGGAGCCCGCGGCGCCCGGGAGATCCTGGCCATGCAGCCGCCGGACATGGACAAGAAGAGGGAGGCCTTCCTGGAGCACCTGAAGCAGAAGTACCCCCATCACGCCTCGGCGATCATGGGCCACCAGGAGCGGCTGCGAGAGCAG agCAGAAGCCCAAAGCACGGCCCACATTCCAGCATCGGCGACCAGGTTGACCACCTGTCCCTGGCCTCCCTGGATTCGCTGGACGCCATGTCCGAGGCCGACTCACCCACAGCCTTCACCCGCGGCAGCCGGATCCGTGCCAGCCTGCCCGTGGTGCGATCGACCAACCAGACCAAGGACCGCTCGCTGG GTGTGCTGTACCTGCTGTACGGGGACGAGACCAAACAGATCCGCATGCCGAACGAGATCACCAGCATGGACACGATCAGGGCCCTGTTCGTTAGTGCCTTCCCGCAGCAGCTCACCATGAAGATGCTGGAGTCGCCCAGCGTCGCCGTCTACGTCAAAGACGACATGAGGAACATTTACTACGAGCTGGCGGATGTCAG GAACATAGCGGATCACTCCTGCCTGAAGGTCTACCACAAAGACCCGGCGCAGGCCTTCAGCCACGGGCCGAGACCCGCCAATGGCGATGCCAGG ATGCACAGCGAAACGATGCATGCCGTCCGGGACGGCCCGCCCCCTCTGCGGCAGCCCCACGTGGGTCCCCCGTCACACCACCCCATGCAGGGAGCCGTTCCACCATCTCCCCACTCCAtgcccccgtccccctccaGAATCCCATTCGGCCCGCGGCAGGGCTCTATACCTGGCAACGGCACTATCCCAAGGGACCGGCTGTCCAGCGCCAACGCTCCGGCCCGCTCCAGCTCACCGTGTCCCAGCGCCATCCTGGAGAGACGGGATGTCAAGCCGGATGAGGACAGGGGCGGCAAAAGCCAGAGTCTACCAAGGGGAAACGAGAGCTTGTACGCAGACCCGTACTTGCTCCAAGATGGAAGGATGAACATGGCTGCCGCCCACGGACCACAACCCAACCCTGGGATTGATGGCACAGATCACGCCATGGGGGGATTTCACCGCGCCTCCATCCGCTCCACAAGCTCTTACGGCGGGCCGAGCCCAACGGACACTATGGATCACCCCTCTCTGTACCGCCAGAAGTCCAGGAACAGCCAGCTGCCTACTTTGGGCTCAAAGActcctcccccatcccctcACCGGATGGCTGAGGTACGGATGATTGATATCCACGGCGGGCCTCCTCATGGCGGGCCTCCTTATGGCGGACCTCTTCACGGTATGCCTCCTCATGGCGTGCCTCCTCACGGTATGCCCCCTCATGGCGTGCCTCCTCACGGTATGCCCCCTCATGGCGGACCTCCTCACGGTATGCCTCCTCACGTCTTGCCCCCTCACGGCGGGCCCCCTCACGGCTTGCCACCTCACGCTGCACCGCCTCACGGCGTTCCCATGGAGAGAAGCTCACCCGTGCGGCAGTCATTCCGGAAGGAGGAAGTGGCGGGCACCAAGCCCCGGAACAACATGGGATCACCTGTAGTTCCGGACCTCCAGGGGCCCATTGCTGTTGCCAGTGAGCATCAGACCCG AGTGCGAATGAAGGCTATGGAGCAACAGATTGCCAGCTTGACTGGTCTTGTTCAGCATGCACTTTTAAAGGAGCCAAACACTAGTGGCACCAAGGAGCTACTAAG TGAGAGACCACCGAAGACGTCATCTCCAGCTCACAGTGCACACAGCTCAG gtggCTCCCCAGTCTTGGCTGCCAAGAGCAGCACAGCTCCACCGGCCACGGGTCCAGTTCCTCTCAAAGTCAACCTCCTGCAGTTCAGGAGGAATGTTTCTGACCTCAGGGTGCAACTGCATCAGATGagacagcagcag GTCCAGAACCAAGAGGCACTACGAGTCCAGCTCAAGCGGGCGGAGCAGGAAATCAGTGTCAAGCTCATTGAGGCCATGCGAGGCCTGGAGGACCCTGTGCAGAGGCAGAGAGCGTTGGTGGAAGAGGACCGGCACAAGTACTTGGTTCTGGAGGAGCGTGTCCTCACGCAGCTCGG TGAGCTGGAGCAGTATGTCGGCTCCCTGCAGAAAGACTTGGCAGCGACACAAAGAGCAGTGACTCTGAAGGACGTGGAGGAGGGAGCGGTGACGCTGAGAAAGGTGGGAGAATCGCTGGCAGGGCTCAAAG gagagttcCCGGCTCTACAAACAAAAATGCGGTCCGTGCTCAGGGTGGAAGTGGAAGCAGTCAAGTTTTTAAAAGAGGAGCCTCATAAACTGGACAGCATGCTGAAAAGGGTCAAGAGCCTGACTGACACACTCAACGGTCTGAGAAG ATGTGCTCCTGAGGGCCCTCAGAAAGGACCAGTGGACAACAGCTCTCCAGCCGCAGCAGAAGCTCCCACACCGCCGGCCCGGCCCAGCTCCTCACCCGGCCCGCTGGAGCCCCAGAGCTCCACCATCAAATCAGAGGTGATGCCTTCCTCCCCGGTGGTCATCCACCACGTGCAGAGTTCCCCGGTCCACATACGGCAGTCCCAGCAGTCTGCGGCCCTGACGGCTCAGCCCAGTCCACCGCTCACCCCCAGCCCCACCCCGAGCAAGAGTCAAGACCTGGCCAGGGGAGGGGGAGCCTCGGATCCACCGAGCCCGGCCCATCATAAGAAGACACAAGGCAACCCGGTGAATAACGGCAATGGCCCGGCCCCCCAGGGTCTCGTTATAGAAGAGCTGCAGACCAGCCGGGAGAAGAACAAAGACAGAGCCATGTCCATAAAG GCAGCAGAAATGGAGTGGGAAGAGAGGAGGCAGAACATGGGTCACTATGATGGAAAGGAGTTTGAGAAGATCCTGCAGGAAGCCCAGGCAAACATGATGAAGGGCATTCCCAGTCTAGAGGTTGAAGAGAATCCAACCCTGATCCCTGACGCCACTACGGAacgagcagacacacacagccttgtGGAGTCACTGACAG AGCCCCAGTCTGAGCCTCACTCCGACAAGCCGGGCCAGAAGGGGCCTGAGAAACTCCCAAAGCCCGTGATGGAGAAACCAGCTAAACCTTCCAAGACCGTCGCCACAAAGCCGACTGAGAGCTTCGCTAAGCAGGGGTCTGAAAAGTCCGGCAAGTCCCCAccgccaccacctcctcccaggAAGActttctccagctccagctccggCATGACCACGACGCGCTCCGGCGAAGTGGTCTTTACTAGCAGGAGAGAGTCCGTCTCGGCTCAG GAGTGTGAAGAGGACACTCCACCGCCGAGTCCCCAACCAAAGCCCAACACGGTTCGTCCAGAGACCAAGCCCAAGCCAGCCACCCCTCCCCCGGTCACTCCTCTCGCTaccagggaagaggaggacgaaggcGACAAGATCATGGCAGAGCTCCAG GTTTTCCAGAAGTGCACGGTTAAGGACGTAGGGGTGAAAAATTTGGTAGAACCAACCTCTCGAATTGAACCGCAAATCAGAGAACTAAGACCGGGGGCCTTATTGCCCCTCAAAGAGAAAAAG CAGAGCTCTGAGCCCACTCGAGATGATAAAGATCCAGACATAGATGAAAATGGGAATACCACTGTCCGACAGAGCCAAGGG GTCATATACTATGTGACCGGTCAGATTCCCAAAGAGCATCCGCCCCCGTCAGGAACAGAGGAAACCCCCGAACACCGGGAGCCCACACAGCCTCCATCACAGGTGTCAAATGTCAATGTTAACGACAATTCTccaagccagcagcagcagcagcagcagcagcagccgccgccacAGTCTCCACCACCCAAATCACCACCACCTGTCACACCTCCACCTATATCACCCAAGCCCGTGGGACTGAAAGGGTTCAAACTTCCAAGGACGCAAGTCAAACGCGCTGAGTCCTTGAAGACCAGTGCAGAAATGGAGAAGGGAAAGAACCTCAATAAAATGAATACTGAAAGGAAAAGTAAAGCTATCCAGCAACGTGTTGATTATAGTAAAATGATAATACCCGAGGCTGCGGCTACCACAACGACCGCCGCCGTACGAGAGGCGCCAAAAAGTTCTGTTGCTCCACCAAAAAAGCCTCCAGGCGAGGGCAGCGATCCACCAACATCCGACTCTAACCTTGAGGAGTATCATGACGGGGCGAGTCTCAGTCCGGACTTGCCTGGAGAAGagccgcccccgccccccgacaACATAGCCTTTATGATCACCAACACCAAAGTTCAGGCCCTTTCCCGTGGCGAGTACCAGGAACTGGTCGACGCCAAAAAGGGAAACGACTTCCAGACTTTTACTTTAGGCAATGCGCCTTACCGGGGCAGCCCGACCGCAGAACCCACCGCGCCGCAGGATAACGGCTTCAACAAGAAGcccgtcatcatcatctttgaCGAGCCCATGGACATCCGGTCCGCGTACAAGCGCCTGTCCACCGTCTTTGAATGCGAAGAGGAAATGGACAGGATGCTGGCGGCGGAGTGCAtcgaggaggagagcgaggagtcGGACACCgagagggggggcgggcaggttAAAGCGGCGGTGGTCGCCGTCACTCCTCCGAAGGTCGCCGCCGACCACACCAGCTTGTCATCCTCGTCTTCGTCGTCGATCCCCGAGCTCACCGAGGGCGGGATGAATTTGGAGTCAAACGGCGACGGCAAGCAGGATGTCAAGAAGAAGTTCAAATTTAAGTTCCCCAAGAAGCAACTGGCGGCCCTGAGCCAGGCAATTCGCTCGGGCACCAAGTCCGGAAAGAAGACTTTGCAGGTGGTCGTGTacgaagatgaggaggaatccGACGGTACCATCAAACAGCACAAAGAAGCGAAGAGATTTGAGATCACGCGCTCAAAGTCCGTATCGGACGCACACAAGGCGACGCGCTCAGCCGCGCCGAAGAGGCAGAAGTCCGACTCCCTCCACAGGACGGACGAGATCCGGAAGAACACCTACAAGACACTGGACAGCCTGGAGCAGACCATCAAGCAGCTGGAGACCACCATTAGTGAGATGGGGCCGCAGTCCCCCGGGGAGCCGGTCGGCACGGAGGAAGCGGAGTGCGGGAAAAGCTCGGAAGGAGTGGGGCTGAAGAGGTCTTCCTCTCTCCCCACCTCCAGAGGGCCAGGCGCTAAGGTACCCAGCAAAAATCCACTGCTGAAGAAGATTAAACCTCAACTCCTTCCTCGCCCTGTAGTCTTCCCTActaccaccagcaccaccatcaccaccaccactgtCCCCAGTGCCCCCACCACCGTACGACAG AACACCAGTGTCGCTTCCCCTACTAGTCGGATGCCCGTCCCTTTGTCTGCGAAGTCCAGGCAGTCGCCGGGTGCCTCTGACAaagcaggaaaacaacaaaaactgcaGGACGCTCAGAGGCAGTTTCGACAG GCTAACGGAAGTGCTAAAAGAGTGGGAGGGGATCATAAAACTACTTCCCCTACTACCCCCACCTCTAAAATCCCTGCTTTTTACCCTAGCTCTACTAAAGGCAGCTCCCAGTCTGTGCAAAACTCCGATGCAACTAATCCCATtaacccttcctcctcctcctcctcctcctcctctgcaataAAGTCCAACACCCTGTCCTCCCCCGCTTCTCGTTCCGGTTCCCAACCCTCTTCCCACATCCCCTCCCTGTCTAACGGATCTCTCAAACTCCCCTCACCCTCACAGCACACCGGTAAAGCTCTCTCGTTCTCCTCGCAGACTCAGAATGGTCGAGTGcactcctcctcttcattctcctcctcttcctcatcctcctccacctcctcctcctcctccccctcccctctgtcgCCCACTCCTGTGGGCCCAGGCGGAAAGAGCATCCGCACCATACACACCCCCAGCTTCACCAGCTACAGGTCCCACAACGGCAGCAGCGGCAAATCCTGCATCCCGACAGCCACGGCAGCAAAGGACGCCGCTTAG